The window AAAGGACATTTGCTTGCATGATGTAGGAATCCTGTCGCTGCAAAGCGTCCCAACAGCGGAGTGAAGCAGCAGAAGAAAGATTCTCCTGGTCTGCAGCATCGGGGCGAAGGACAAGAAGGCCGCGGGCAGGCCAAAACTAAGGCCGAGCGTGGCCGCAATGCGAAATCCAACGAGGAGGTCGGTTTCGAAGTCATTGATGGAAAGCTCTCGGATTCGGTAGCTTGAAAACTGCCGTCGACGAGCTAATGAccgtcttttttctttttctttatttttttttgaatcatCAGGGAAAGAGAGGTGAAAAAGAGCATAAAAGGTTTGATGGTGTGGGACATGACGGCGACCTGGTGGAGTCGCTTGAGCGAGACATCGTGTCCCGCAACCTGAATGTACACTGGTATgaaaacgcacgcacgcactgcaGGGGGGTTTTCCCGCTCACGTCGCCGATTTCTGAATTCTTCGGGAAGGAACGACATAGCGGATCTGGAGGACGCTAAGAAGTTGCTAAGAGAAGCTGTGGTGCTGCCCATGTGGATGCCCGACTTCTTCAAGGGCATTCGACGGCCCTGGAAGgtatacgcacgcacgcacgcacgcactatTCTACTCCGCTGCTGTGAGTAGCGGAAAAACACAAGTCATTGACACCTACCCAAAAAGTTTTCGAATTGCCtagaaatgctacaaaatgacaAGGCTATATGTGGTCTGACTGAATGAAACTCCTCCCTTCAATTCGTCATAGTTACATGGCAAAAAGAGGCCACcggatggcgccaaagcaagatttttatattagacatggctttggcggGTGCAGAAAAACAGCGACTAACGGAGAATAGGTTACACCCCAGAAATCTGAAAATTTTACAATTCACTGCAAATGCCCAATTTGTCAAAATGATTATTGATTCATTCCCAATATATATGTCACCGTACATTTAGAGCTCACGGAAAGAGTCGAGATTAAGGCACCTCATGACGCTCTTTACGACGGATAAACTTGTCAAGCACCGATGTCTCCAGAatcaatttaaaattaattttccaCAAACTGAAAAGTAACATTTGGGATTGTTCAGTATGTAGAAAATGGCACCGTGTTTTTATTAGGGGTTAGAATTCCATTTCCTTTGCGACAGGGTGTGCTCATGGTGGGCCCCCCGGGTACGGGCAAGACCATGTTGGCCAAAGCCGTGGCGACAGAATGCGGGACGACGTTCTTCAACATGTCCTCGTCCACCCTGACCTCCAAATACAGAGGCGAGTCAGAGAAACTCGTCCGCCTGCTCTTCGAAATGGTAAAAACACGACGACCGACTGAGTGACAGCTCCCGATGAACTCAAATGCAACAAAAAGCAATGATTTGCGTGACTCCCGCAAGGCCCGCTTTTACGCGCCGACGACCATCTTCATAGATGAAATCGACTCCATCTGTAGCAGAAGAGGAACGTCCAATGAACATGAAGCCAGTCGCAGGGTCAAATCCGAGCTTCTGATTCAAATGGATGGTaaagatgtttatttttcttacacTTCACTATATTATCTCCTCGCTCGAATGCTTCGCTTCCTCCAGGTGTGGGTGGCGCCCGGGACAACGACGACCCTTCCAAGATGGTCATGGTCCTCGCCGCCACCAACTTCCCGTGGGACATTGACGAGGCGTTGCGCCGACGCCTGGAGAAGCGGATCTACATCCCTCTGCCGACAGGTGACGCTTAAAAGCGGCGCGGGACAATCGGGTTTGCCGGGGAGCCGTTGGGATGGTAAACCTTGACGAGCCTTGTTGCGTTTGCTCACAATATGTCACGTCAGTAAAACAGATACGCAACGCAATTGCTTGCCGCCGATCGCCGCGTCACAAATATCACGAGTCCGTCGGAGGTTGCGCTGAACAGTGctgatgatttgcaaataaacaCCCCAAATTGCATAAATTCCTCTCTGCGTCGCATTGCAATGGAGGTCTTTTGCGAGGCTTTACaatggaacaaatatttgaaacgaTTTCATGCGATCCTTTGTAGGGAGCGTGAACGGGGCTGCTTTTCCGGTACGGCTCGGAATTTGGAAATTTGCCGGGTCAacgctacccccccccccattttgtgtTTATATAGAAGAGCGACACAGAAAGAAGATGGAAAAATACTTACTTTGAGAGACCGCGTGAAAGGGGGCTTCCATCACTGCTCCGATTCCACCTCTTAAGGCAGAAAGTCGCTCAGTCCGTGTTTCGTTTAGACCGAGCGGCGACACGgaaaaaggcagaaaattgTCTGATTTGATACGCAGTGTAACAAAGGCTTCCATTACAGCGCCGCTCTTACCTCGTCAGGTGTAAAATGGCCCCCTACTTTCATGTTTTTGAAGCGTGAGAAGGGCTTCCTTATGTATGCCTTCCGAACGTTGTGCAGCTGCGGGTCGCGTGGAGCTTCTAAAGATCAACTTGCGGGAGGTGGAGTTGGCCGCCGACGTGGACCTGGACGTCATCGCCGAGAAGACGGAGGGCTACTCCGGAGCCGACGTCACCAACGTCTGCAGGTTCGTCGATGAATGCTCGCGGGAGAAGAAGACTGTTCCCCGGACATCTTTGCAATCTTCTCCCTCAGGGATGCGTCAATGATGGCCATGCGGCGGCGAATCCAGGGCCTGAGCCCGGAGGAGATCCGAGCCCTGTCCAAAGAAGAGCTGCAGATGCCCGTGATGATGGAGGACTTCACGCTGACGCTCAGGAAGATCTCCAAGTCAGTCTCCGCTGCGGACCTGGAAAGATACGAAGCCTGGATGTCCGAGTTCGGTTCGGGGTGAAGGACTTCTCGGACAGTGGCTGACGAACCTCTAATCCCGATGTCTAGTATGCCAGATGAATACGTGGGAGTGTTTCAAACCTCTTTTGAGTTAGGCACAATTCATTCATGCGTTGAGAATACACGTTTTTAAACGAGGATTGAAGCAGACGCAACTGCCGATGTCATCGACGAGGGATGGGCTTTCGACCACGTGGACAATGAACAATAACAATCCGCTCAGGACTT is drawn from Phycodurus eques isolate BA_2022a chromosome 12, UOR_Pequ_1.1, whole genome shotgun sequence and contains these coding sequences:
- the katnal1 gene encoding katanin p60 ATPase-containing subunit A-like 1 isoform X2 — protein: MNLCEIYDNAKKGREYALLGNYDSSGVYYQGVLQQINKHCQTLKDPALKVRWQQVREELTEEWEQIKSIVAVLEAFKTERPVTVPVPQSGGSAEDPAAWPPPMPAEHRNPVAAKRPNSGVKQQKKDSPGLQHRGEGQEGRGQAKTKAERGRNAKSNEEGKRGEKEHKRFDGVGHDGDLVESLERDIVSRNLNVHWNDIADLEDAKKLLREAVVLPMWMPDFFKGIRRPWKGVLMVGPPGTGKTMLAKAVATECGTTFFNMSSSTLTSKYRGESEKLVRLLFEMARFYAPTTIFIDEIDSICSRRGTSNEHEASRRVKSELLIQMDGVGGARDNDDPSKMVMVLAATNFPWDIDEALRRRLEKRIYIPLPTAAGRVELLKINLREVELAADVDLDVIAEKTEGYSGADVTNVCRDASMMAMRRRIQGLSPEEIRALSKEELQMPVMMEDFTLTLRKISKSVSAADLERYEAWMSEFGSG
- the katnal1 gene encoding katanin p60 ATPase-containing subunit A-like 1 isoform X1; this encodes MLSCTMNLCEIYDNAKKGREYALLGNYDSSGVYYQGVLQQINKHCQTLKDPALKVRWQQVREELTEEWEQIKSIVAVLEAFKTERPVTVPVPQSGGSAEDPAAWPPPMPAEHRNPVAAKRPNSGVKQQKKDSPGLQHRGEGQEGRGQAKTKAERGRNAKSNEEGKRGEKEHKRFDGVGHDGDLVESLERDIVSRNLNVHWNDIADLEDAKKLLREAVVLPMWMPDFFKGIRRPWKGVLMVGPPGTGKTMLAKAVATECGTTFFNMSSSTLTSKYRGESEKLVRLLFEMARFYAPTTIFIDEIDSICSRRGTSNEHEASRRVKSELLIQMDGVGGARDNDDPSKMVMVLAATNFPWDIDEALRRRLEKRIYIPLPTAAGRVELLKINLREVELAADVDLDVIAEKTEGYSGADVTNVCRDASMMAMRRRIQGLSPEEIRALSKEELQMPVMMEDFTLTLRKISKSVSAADLERYEAWMSEFGSG